The Streptomyces nigra genome includes the window AGGACGACGTCGACGTCGTCCTGCGCGAGATGCCGGTACGCCGTGTAGTAGCCGTCGGCGTACGCCTGGCAGGAGACGGCGGCGAAGGTCAGCGCGGTCGTCGCCGAGGCGGCCGGGGCGGTGCGGGTGCGGCCGGTCTCGCTGATCCAGGTGCCGCTGCGGAAGCGGTAGTGGTAGACGCGGCCGGCCTCCAGGCCCTGCACGTCGACATGGACGGAGTGGTGGTACTCGGGGTGGGCGACGGTCTCGCCGCTCGCGGCGAGCTGCGTGAACGCCTCGTCGTGCGCCACCTCCCAGCCCACGGTGACCGGCTCGGCGGGCATCCCGCCGTCCGCCTGGTACGGCACGGGCGCGAGCCGGGTCCACAGGACGACGGAGTCGGGCAGCGGGTCGCCGGAGGCGACACCGAGGGTGAAGGGGTCGTCGGCGATCCGGCGGGCGCCGCGCGCGGCGGCGCTCGCGGCGACCGGGGCGGGCAGCTGCACGGAGAAGGCCAGCGCGGCGGCCGCGCCGGTCAGGGTCAGGAAGCGGCGGCGGCCGATGTGCCGGGCCGCCGTGCGCAGTTCGGGGCTGTGCTGGGACAGGTCGTTCGTGATGGTCATCCGGTCCTCCCCTGCCCGATGGAGGCACGGGGCGGGGAGGCGGGCCGCGACGACACGAGCTTGGCGCGTACACAACACCCGGATGGCGGACAGGCGGGTTCCGAATGGCGGACCGTCCCCTACGCTGCCGCCCCATGGACGACAAGGAGACGCAGACGAGGACCGCCGTGGTGACCGGCGCCGGCTCGGGCATCGGCCGCGCGGTCGCCGTGGAACTGCTGCGCACGGGCTGGTCGGTGGCGCTGGCCGGACGGCACGTGGAGACGCTTCGGGAGACGGCGGACCTGGTGCCGGAGGCCGCCTCGCTGGCCGTACGCACGGACGTGGCCCGCCCGGAGGACGTCACCGCACTCTTCGCGGCCACCGTGGAGCGGTTCGGGCGGGTGGACCTGCTGTTCAACAACGCGGGCACGTTCGGCCCCGGCGGGGTGCCGGTCGAGGAACTGCCGTACGACGCCTGGCGGCATGTGGTGGACACCAATCTCACCGGGGCGTTCCTGTGCGCGCAGGCGGCGTACCGGCAGATGAAGGAGCAGACCCCGCGGGGCGGCCGGATCATCAACAACGGCTCGATCTCGGCCCATACGCCCCGCCCGCAGTCGGTGGCGTACACGGCGACCAAGCACGCGCTGACCGGCCTGACGAAGTCGCTGGCGCTGGACGGGCGGCCGTACGGGATCGCGGTGGGTCAGATCGACATCGGCAACGCGGCGACCGACATGACGGCGGCGATGCAGCGGGGTGCGCTGCAGGCGGACGGTTCGGTGGTGCCGGAGCCGGTGATGGATGTGGCGGACGTGGCCCGCACGGTCCGGCACATGGCGGAGCTGCCGTTGGAGGCGAACGTCCAGTTCGCGACGGTGCTGGCTACGGGGATGCCGTATGTGGGGCGGGGCTGAGGGGAGCCGGGGCGGGCCGGGGCGATCCCGAGGGGCTGTGCGTCTTCACGATGTGCACAACTGGAATCTGTAATTCCGCTACATCGCCCCCGGTAGGCGGCTTATGCTCAGATCACTCTGCACGAGAGCTTCACATTCGGAGCAGCAGGGTTCGTATGCCATACCGAGGGGGGACGCGGCAGCCGTTCCACCGCACCGGGGTGGGGGTGGACCTCGCGTGGGACCGCGAGGGACGCACCGGTGGGTGGAACGGCTGCCGTGCGTACGGTCAGGAAGGGACGGAGGCGGCTCAGGCCTGACCCGTCTCGAAGCGGGAGATCCGCCCGTCGTCCTCGACCTCGAAGTGCCAGCGGGTCCGCATCTCGCCATACGTGTCGTTGCGGTACGAGGCGACGAGGTCGCGGCCCCGGTTGGACTCGTTGTCGACCTCCAGGTGCCCGTTGGAGGAGAAGATCTCCCGGTCCACCCAGTCGGTCAGATCGCGGTCGGTGCCGTCGTCGGCCATGGTCGCGCCGGGCGCGAGGACGCCCATGAAGGCGTCGCGGTCATGGGCGTTGACCGCCGCGACGAAGGCACGGACCGTGGGGTCGCTGAGCTTGGACGTCTGAATGGTCATACCGGCAGCGTCACACCGGCCCCACCGGCCCGCCACCCGAACGGCGCCGAGGCAAGGCGGGCGGGTGCTCCCGATGTCACGGTGGAAGGGCGGGAGGTCCCCGCCGGGCCCTGTCCCTGTTGATCTGTCTCCGGGAGTCGCTGTGAGTTCTTTCAACCGACACGATCTGGGCCTGCTGCTGCTCCGGCTGGGAGCCGGCGGCGTCCTGATGGCGCACGGCACGCAGAAGCTGTTCGGCTGGTTCGGCGGCCACGGCATCGAGGGCACCGGCCAGTTCATGGAGTCGATCGGCTACAAGCCGGGCAAGGCCAGCGCGACCGCGTCCGGCCTCGCGGAGACCGGCGGCGGCGCCCTGCTGGCCCTCGGCCTCGCCACCCCCGCCGCGGGCGCGGCGGCGGCCGGCGGCATGGCGGGCGCGGCCGCGGTGCACGCCCCGAACGGCTTCTTCAACCAGGAGGGCGGCTACGAGCACGCCGCCATGCTGGGCCTCGCCGCGACGAGCCTCGCGATCACGGGCCCCGGCAGGCTCTCCCTCGACCACGCGCTGAAACACGTCCTGGACCGCGGCTGGATGGTCCCCACGGCGCTCGGCGTGACGGCGGCGGCGACCGCGCTGGTGGTGGGCGCCCGCAACCGGCGGCTCGACCGCCCGGACAAGGACGGCGAGTTCGCGGACCAGGAGACGCTGTTCGAGGAGTGAACCGGGGGCCGGTACCGCACGGGTGCGGTGCCTAAGCTGCCCGCATGACGACTGACGAGGCCACCGCCGACCTGTGGAAAGACGTCGACGCCCTGTGGGCGTGGCTGGAGGCCGGGCAACCGCACGGCGGCACCGAGGGCCTGCTGCTGCGGATGCTGAAGCTGTCGGAGGAGGTCGGCGAGGTCGCCCAGGCGGTCATCGGGGCGACCGGCCAGAACCCGCGCAAGGGCGTCACCCACACCTGGGACGACGTGCAGTCCGAACTGTGCGACGTGGTGATCACGGCCCTGGTCGCGCTGCGCACCCTGACGCCGCACGCGCGCGAGGTGTTCATGCGGCATCTGGCGCGGGTGGCGGAACGGTCGCTGAGGGCGGGGCGTAGGGGTTCCGGGGGCGTGGGGGTTCCGGGCGCGTGGGGGTTCCGGGGGCGTGGGGGTTCCGGGCGCGTGGGGGTTCCGGAGGCGTAGGGGCTCCGGGCGCGTGGGGGTTCTGGAGGCGTAGGGGCTCCGGGGGGCGTGGGGGTTCCGGGCGCGTGGGGGTTCCGGGGCGTAGGGGCTCCGGGGGCGCGGGGGCGT containing:
- a CDS encoding SDR family oxidoreductase, producing MDDKETQTRTAVVTGAGSGIGRAVAVELLRTGWSVALAGRHVETLRETADLVPEAASLAVRTDVARPEDVTALFAATVERFGRVDLLFNNAGTFGPGGVPVEELPYDAWRHVVDTNLTGAFLCAQAAYRQMKEQTPRGGRIINNGSISAHTPRPQSVAYTATKHALTGLTKSLALDGRPYGIAVGQIDIGNAATDMTAAMQRGALQADGSVVPEPVMDVADVARTVRHMAELPLEANVQFATVLATGMPYVGRG
- a CDS encoding DoxX family protein, translated to MSSFNRHDLGLLLLRLGAGGVLMAHGTQKLFGWFGGHGIEGTGQFMESIGYKPGKASATASGLAETGGGALLALGLATPAAGAAAAGGMAGAAAVHAPNGFFNQEGGYEHAAMLGLAATSLAITGPGRLSLDHALKHVLDRGWMVPTALGVTAAATALVVGARNRRLDRPDKDGEFADQETLFEE